A single genomic interval of Eurosta solidaginis isolate ZX-2024a chromosome 3, ASM4086904v1, whole genome shotgun sequence harbors:
- the LOC137244501 gene encoding uncharacterized protein isoform X2 — protein sequence MHRTPPRRSPRLANENITPITSVSSSMDNNSKTTNLLKSASSTPSTSGATKTAHPITATLVNTTTTTVTNTAVTTEANRTNSNTAVTTDQQKSASVLTPITTHIAGLGNMENQQVSFLLEKLNSLETQLRDTQAQLRESNNQRATYEESLRLSGYSAMPTSNATVGRAQSSDVAVFLAAQNGTPSNIAVPEFSVGNMQNSVSPYFSHGNVFANSHSLPPISARAPTSQYANSFIATSSGQTITTSAYPNSHVNGLPPMQLPNMSNSYSAPRKVQDLPEFSGCPEDWPLFSNVFYQSTAVYGYTNMENNQRLLKGLKGEAREVVKSLLIHPDNVGAVMDQLKIRFGRPELLIRSQLRQVREIPPISEAAIDKLIPFASKTKNLAIFLQSVNGYQHLANPSLLDELIGKLPMSKKMDWAKYASAIKPYPTIADFSNWLTEVANLVCTLQDCEGRRSRVVLHAVENNNKENVKVEKDRLKGTATCAICRGQHKVHTCKKFLESNAANRWAEVKRHHLCFSCLKNGHSARECRNRVMCSANGCQR from the coding sequence ATGCATCGAACTCCTCCGAGAAGAAGCCCCCGCCTAGCTAACGAAAATATAACACCAATAACATCTGTATCCTCGAGTATGGATAACAACAGTAAAACAACGAATTTGCTTAAGAGTGCCTCATCAACTCCTAGTACATCCGGAGCTACCAAGACAGCCCATCCGATAACCGCCACGTTGGTTAACACCACCACTACCACGGTAACCAACACAGCAGTAACTACCGAAGCAAACCGCACCAACAGCAACACCGCCGTCACTACAGATCAACAGAAGTCAGCCAGTGTACTCACTCCAATCACCACACATATCGCCGGGTTAGGAAATATGGAAAATCAACAGGTGAGTTTtctattagaaaaattaaattcttTGGAAACCCAACTGCGGGATACTCAAGCCCAACTAAGGGAAAGTAATAACCAACGCGCAACATATGAAGAAAGTCTGCGCCTTAGCGGCTACTCTGCTATGCCGACGTCGAACGCCACTGTTGGCAGAGCTCAGAGCAGTGACGTCGCAGTCTTCTTAGCAGCGCAAAACGGTACACCTAGCAATATCGCTGTTCCAGAATTTTCTGTCGGTAACATGCAAAACAGCGTAAGTCCATATTTCTCACACGGGAATGTCTTTGCCAATAGCCATAGCCTTCCCCCCATAAGTGCACGTGCACCTACTTCGCAATATGCAAATAGTTTTATAGCTACGTCGTCTGGTCAGACCATAACGACATCGGCGTACCCAAATTCACATGTAAATGGACTTCCGCCAATGCAACTGCCGAACATGTCGAATAGTTACTCAGCGCCACGAAAAGTTCAAGACCTGCCAGAATTTAGTGGCTGCCCCGAGGACTGGCCATTGTTTTCAAACGTTTTTTATCAATCCACTGCAGTTTATGGTTACACAAATATGGAAAATAACCAACGTTTGTTAAAAGGCCTGAAAGGTGAAGCTAGAGAGGTAGTTAAATCTTTGCTAATACACCCGGACAACGTCGGCGCCGTGATGGATCAACTAAAGATTCGGTTCGGGCGGCCGGAATTGTTAATTCGAAGTCAACTTCGTCAGGTTAGAGAAATCCCTCCAATCTCTGAAGCAGCCATCGATAAGTTAATACCTTTTGCGTCGAAAACAAAAAACCTCGCTATATTCTTGCAGTCAGTTAATGGATATCAGCACCTCGCAAATCCTTCTCTACTAGACGAATTAATCGGCAAGCTTCCAATGAGCAAAAAGATGGATTGGGCAAAATATGCTTCTGCAATAAAGCCTTACCCAACCATAGCCGATTTCAGCAACTGGCTAACCGAAGTCGCCAATTTAGTTTGTACGTTGCAAGACTGTGAGGGCCGTCGTAGTAGAGTGGTCTTGCATGCTGTTGAAaacaataacaaagaaaatgtcaaaGTAGAAAAAGATAGGCTCAAAGGTACCGCCACTTGTGCTATCTGCCGGGGCCAACATAAGGTTCATACGTGTAAGAAGTTTTTAGAAAGCAATGCAGCAAATAGATGGGCAGAGGTTAAACGTCATCATCTATGCTTTTCTTGTTTGAAGAACGGTCATTCGGCTCGCGAATGTCGTAATCGCGTAATGTGCTCTGCAAATGGATGCCAAAGATAG
- the LOC137244501 gene encoding uncharacterized protein isoform X1, giving the protein MLDEGSSITMVDKGIVDELGIGGKQCELNVQWFGGRTTQEKASLVEFKISGKGMSKRHKLRHIYAVSNLNLPTQSLRACDVAKIKESFHIEPQSYTNATPKILIGLDNCHLGLPFGTIELSHSGPFAANTKLGWVVFGQTNQSHLPRAKCMHISQVHDDNLHEMIQRYFDIENFGVRAAPPVKGEEDTRAEHILKTTVTRVGRRYQAGLLWKSDCVQLPDSYVMAKIRLCGIERRMKKDANFADAYKGIMQKYIDSDYVRKLTPAEINLPHPKVWYLPHFAVVNLNKPGKLRLVFDAAAAVEGISLNSYLLKGPQDYQLMANVLLSFRMGAVAVCGDIKEMFHQGLVQPEDRHAQRFLWRIDDRYEPDVYEMKVMTFGAACSPCIAEYVKTLNALQHKETFPRAVEAIIKHHYVDDFVDSFQSVEEAIRVAKQVRDIHRAGGFQMRGFISNSSNVANSLREKGDSTEEDIHFGGSNIVATKVLGMFWQPQDDAFRYELRFPRVEKDVIEGSRAPTKRELLSYVMSIFDPLGFLCHLTVGAKLLLREVWRRKVEWDTSIPADMNTWWESWKANVNKATQVQVGRHYFPKYDSKQLQLHVFVDASEEAYAAVCYWRFTTSEGIRTALICAKTKCAPMKTTSIPRLELQAAVLGTRMAQMVSQEHKVLVHSSIFWSDSSTVISWIKSSQRRYKPFVAHRVAEILATTEPQDWRWISTLDNVADDATRRAQDVDLATTSRWFTGPAFLKQAERFWPQDVGDRTDPVAMSEVVGAASMLVATNSALIDFSRFSSYIRLKRTTAWVLRFIKRVRRQSDPKEQFGLTSSELNLAEKLLCRQAQTAFYSSEIRHLKEKEMAPTDSTIRSLSPILDSDGVMRVGGRIEAASCLPFEAVHQIILPAKHAITTLVIRDYHQRMKHQNIEATIGEIRQNFWIIQLRRELRKVIASCQVCKLERAKPLTPIMGQLPVDRLTPFVRPFTYTGLDYFGPLTVTIGRRTEKRWIALFTCLTIRAVHLEVAHDLTADSCILAIRNFINRRGVPVRIRSDNGKNFVGVDQIARRFDEVFDCEKVQSELSSRGVEWIFNCPSNPSEGGIWERMVRCVKRALYHMLKEISPREHTLQSAIIEAENIVNSRPLTHVATSADQDEPLTPNHFLLGTANTANAPRLTEPEEKTWTLRKQWQIARQLRQRFWKRWILEYLPTLTRRVKWCARTKPLKEGDLVFICDASMPRRQWCRGVVERVYKGVDGEIRRADIRTKAGLLRRPTSKLAVLDVDNGES; this is encoded by the coding sequence ATGCTTGACGAAGGTTCGTCTATTACTATGGTAGACAAGGGGATAGTCGATGAACTAGGTATAGGCGGAAAGCAATGCGAACTTAATGTACAGTGGTTTGGTGGAAGAACCACGCAAGAGAAGGCCAGTCTGGTAGAGTTTAAAATTAGCGGTAAGGGTATGAGTAAGAGGCACAAATTACGCCACATTTATGCCGTTTCGAATCTCAACTTGCCAACTCAAAGCCTTAGGGCTTGCGACGtcgcaaaaattaaagaaagtttTCACATAGAGCCTCAGTCCTATACCAATGCAACGCCTAAAATATTAATAGGGTTAGACAATTGCCATTTAGGACTACCCTTTGGAACCATAGAACTTAGTCACAGCGGCCCTTTTGCAGCAAACACGAAATTAGGATGGGTCGTATTTGGGCAAACCAACCAAAGTCACCTGCCAAGAGCAAAGTGTATGCACATAAGCCAAGTTCACGATGATAATCTACACGAAATGATACAACGATATTTCGATATTGAAAACTTCGGAGTCAGAGCGGCACCGCCCGTGAAAGGTGAGGAAGACACACGAGCCGAGCATATTTTGAAGACCACAGTTACGCGAGTAGGACGTAGATACCAAGCGGGCCTGCTGTGGAAGAGCGACTGTGTTCAGTTGCCGGATAGCTATGTAATGGCTAAAATAAGGTTGTGTGGGATCGAGCGAAGAATGAAAAAGGACGCAAATTTTGCCGATGCTTATAAAGGCATTATGCAGAAGTACATAGACAGCGATTACGTTCGGAAGCTGACACCCGCCGAGATCAACTTGCCTCACCCGAAGGTATGGTACCTCCCTCACTTCGCAGTCGTAAACCTCAACAAGCCAGGAAAGTTACGTCTAGTGTTCGATGCAGCCGCGGCCGTTGAGGGAATCTCGCTGAATTCTTATTTGCTAAAAGGGCCACAAGATTACCAGCTGATGGCGAATGTTTTACTTAGTTTTCGAATGGGCGCCGTCGCAGTCTGTGGTGACATTAAAGAAATGTTCCACCAAGGTTTAGTGCAGCCAGAAGATAGACACGCGCAGAGATTTCTGTGGAGGATCGATGACAGATATGAGCCCGACGTTTACGAGATGAAGGTCATGACCTTTGGTGCCGCCTGCTCGCCTTGTATAGCAGAGTACGTAAAAACCTTAAATGCCTTACAACATAAAGAAACTTTCCCTCGCGCCGTAGAAGCTATAATTAAGCACCATTATGTGGACGATTTTGTTGACAGTTTCCAGTCAGTTGAGGAAGCGATTCGTGTTGCCAAGCAGGTGCGCGACATCCATAGAGCAGGGGGGTTTCAAATGCGTGGTTTTATTTCAAACTCGTCTAATGTGGCTAACTCACTCCGGGAAAAGGGTGATAGCACCGAAGAGGACATCCACTTTGGCGGATCAAATATTGTAGCGACGAAAGTCTTAGGTATGTTCTGGCAGCCGCAAGATGATGCTTTCAGGTATGAACTCAGGTTTCCGCGTGTGGAAAAAGATGTAATTGAGGGAAGTCGAGCGCCGACAAAGAGAGAGCTGCTCAGTTACGTCATGTCAATTTTTGATCCTTTAGGATTCTTGTGCCACCTCACGGTTGGGGCGAAGCTACTACTACGTGAAGTCTGGCGCCGAAAAGTTGAGTGGGATACGTCGATTCCTGCTGATATGAACACATGGTGGGAAAGCTGGAAAGCCAATGTAAATAAAGCCACTCAGGTACAAGTCGGGCGTCATTACTTCCCTAAATATGACTCGAAGCAGCTACAACTCCACGTCTTTGTGGATGCCAGTGAGGAGGCATATGCCGCTGTGTGCTACTGGCGATTTACAACAAGCGAAGGCATACGAACTGCTTTAATATGTGCCAAAACGAAGTGCGCGCCCATGAAAACTACATCGATACCAAGGCTTGAGTTACAAGCAGCAGTGCTTGGGACACGTATGGCGCAGATGGTAAGTCAGGAACATAAAGTTTTAGTTCACTCGAGCATTTTTTGGAGCGACTCTTCAACGGTGATCAGCTGGATCAAGTCTTCACAACGTCGATATAAGCCGTTCGTAGCGCATCGAGTGGCAGAGATTCTTGCCACGACGGAGCCCCAAGATTGGCGATGGATCTCAACGCTGGACAATGTTGCGGACGACGCTACACGCCGTGCTCAAGACGTCGACTTAGCCACCACATCGCGGTGGTTTACAGGACCTGCGTTTTTAAAGCAAGCAGAACGTTTTTGGCCGCAAGATGTTGGTGATCGCACCGATCCTGTTGCAATGTCTGAAGTCGTTGGGGCCGCCTCCATGCTCGTAGCTACCAACTCGGCCCTCATCGACTTCAGTCGTTTTTCGTCGTATATACGTTTAAAAAGAACAACTGCGTGGGTTTTAAGATTTATCAAGCGTGTGCGCCGTCAGTCGGATCCAAAGGAACAATTCGGTTTGACCAGCTCGGAGTTAAATTTAGCTGAGAAGCTACTATGTCGCCAGGCTCAAACTGCCTTTTACTCCTCAGAGATACGCCACCTAAAGGAAAAGGAGATGGCGCCTACTGATAGTACGATTCGAAGCCTATCGCCAATTTTGGATAGCGATGGGGTTATGCGTGTAGGTGGGAGAATCGAAGCCGCAAGTTGCTTACCCTTCGAGGCAGTTCATCAAATTATCCTGCCTGCGAAGCATGCAATTACCACGCTCGTTATCCGCGATTATCACCAGCGTATGAAACATCAAAATATTGAAGCTACGATCGGGGAAATAAGGCAAAACTTCTGGATCATCCAGCTAAGGCGAGAGTTGCGAAAGGTGATAGCTAGTTGCCAGGTATGTAAGTTGGAGCGTGCTAAACCGCTTACGCCGATAATGGGTCAGCTTCCCGTGGATCGTTTGACGCCGTTTGTCCGTCCATTTACTTACACTGGACTTGACTATTTTGGGCCACTAACAGTTACCATTGGGCGGCGGACAGAAAAGCGTTGGATAGCACTTTTCACCTGCTTAACCATTCGCGCCGTACATCTAGAAGTGGCGCATGACTTGACGGCGGATTCGTGCATTTTGGCTATTCGAAATTTCATCAATCGTCGAGGAGTACCCGTAAGAATTCGGAGTGATAACGGAAAGAACTTTGTGGGTGTCGACCAGATAGCTCGGCGTTTCGACGAGGTTTTCGACTGTGAGAAGGTGCAGAGTGAACTGTCAAGCAGAGGGGTTGAGTGGATTTTTAACTGCCCAAGTAACCCGTCCGAAGGAGGTATTTGGGAACGGATGGTTAGATGCGTTAAGCGAGCATTGTATCATATGTTAAAAGAAATTTCGCCTCGGGAGCACACCTTACAAAGCGCCATTATAGAGGCTGAAAATATTGTCAACTCCCGTCCGTTAACGCACGTAGCAACATCAGCTGACCAGGATGAGCCGCTTACGCCTAACCACTTCTTGTTGGGTACAGCTAATACCGCGAACGCTCCGCGGCTGACTGAGCCGGAAGAGAAAACATGGACATTACGAAAACAGTGGCAGATAGCGCGGCAATTACGGCAGCGTTTTTGGAAACGATGGATACTGGAGTATTTACCCACGTTAACCAGGCGCGTCAAATGGTGTGCTCGAACAAAACCGTTGAAGGAGGGCGACCTCGTCTTCATTTGCGATGCTAGTATGCCGCGACGTCAGTGGTGCCGTGGAGTAGTGGAACGAGTGTATAAAGGCGTCGATGGTGAAATAAGGCGAGCTGACATCAGAACGAAAGCAGGCCTTCTTCGTCGTCCGACGTCCAAACTAGCCGTGCTTGACGTCGATAATGGTGAATCATAG